A region from the Lentisphaera profundi genome encodes:
- the alr gene encoding alanine racemase, whose amino-acid sequence MNQHRNTLSIDLAALKRNFLSLENLSQPSQVMPVLKANAYGLGAKRIATELKNSGATIIAVADLNEALELRDLDLDILILGDIIPEEIPLAIRNNFILPIGSIESAKLISTHAKNRSVFCHLVLDTGMGRLGIPIDKALEEFAQIAAFENLHFDGVYSHFAVAYGDRGFSLQQVDKFKDFLTQCNYNFNRIHLANSDGIHNIPEACQAPFNLVRTGLNLYGCFDLEGQQRICLDPVLSLESRLIRVRELEAGTSIGYGRECILTKKTLVGTVAIGYADGFPFNSQAYIIHKGQQCPLLGRISMDYITVDLSLSPEAKSGDSVLCLGKELPIAQWAKWKATITYEIICSLGQRIKRIYKQ is encoded by the coding sequence GTGAATCAACATCGCAATACCCTAAGCATTGATTTAGCAGCTTTAAAAAGGAATTTTCTCAGCTTAGAGAACTTGAGTCAGCCTTCTCAAGTTATGCCTGTTTTAAAAGCTAACGCCTACGGCTTAGGGGCTAAAAGAATTGCTACTGAATTAAAAAATTCGGGCGCTACAATCATTGCCGTGGCCGACTTAAACGAAGCCCTAGAGCTGAGAGATCTCGATCTAGACATCCTCATCTTGGGTGATATCATTCCTGAAGAAATCCCTTTGGCCATTAGAAACAATTTCATTCTACCCATTGGTTCTATCGAAAGTGCAAAACTTATTTCCACACATGCTAAAAACCGCAGCGTATTCTGCCACCTAGTTCTGGATACAGGAATGGGGCGCTTAGGCATCCCCATTGACAAGGCTTTAGAAGAATTTGCGCAGATCGCAGCATTCGAAAATTTACATTTTGATGGCGTCTACTCACATTTCGCCGTTGCCTATGGCGATCGGGGTTTCTCTCTGCAGCAAGTAGATAAATTTAAAGATTTTCTCACTCAATGTAATTATAACTTTAATCGCATTCACCTCGCCAACTCCGATGGTATTCACAATATACCAGAAGCTTGCCAAGCCCCCTTCAACTTAGTTCGCACTGGCCTCAACCTCTATGGATGCTTTGACTTAGAAGGCCAGCAAAGAATTTGTTTAGATCCTGTACTGAGCCTAGAATCACGACTCATTAGAGTTCGCGAACTGGAAGCCGGCACCAGTATCGGCTATGGACGCGAATGTATTTTAACGAAAAAAACTTTAGTCGGCACAGTTGCAATAGGCTATGCAGACGGATTCCCATTTAACTCACAAGCCTATATTATTCACAAGGGGCAGCAATGTCCTTTATTAGGCAGAATATCAATGGATTATATCACTGTAGATTTAAGCCTAAGTCCCGAAGCAAAAAGCGGAGACTCTGTTCTCTGTCTTGGCAAAGAGCTGCCCATCGCACAGTGGGCTAAATGGAAAGCAACTATAACTTACGAAATAATTTGTTCACTTGGACAAAGAATCAAACGCATATACAAACAATAG
- a CDS encoding RNA polymerase sigma factor, which translates to MSSDYNTRHTLIAKIRNQHDDRSWEDFVYFYRRYIYVVIVKMGVSHQDAEDLVQRVLLALWEKLPSFEYEPNKCKFRTWMNQITRNTVIAYFRKQKRYKNDLDRAASIRLNEEDPEENEPEIYNMAEQEWKLHVSNLAWENVKDDFKGKAAQVFLLFSEGKEIETICEDLDIKKNTAYVLKNRVQDKLYKEIRRLDDELS; encoded by the coding sequence ATGAGTTCAGATTATAATACCCGACACACTTTAATCGCTAAGATCCGCAATCAGCATGATGATCGTTCATGGGAAGACTTCGTCTACTTTTATCGCCGCTATATCTATGTCGTCATTGTAAAAATGGGCGTCTCCCATCAAGATGCCGAAGATTTGGTCCAAAGAGTCTTACTCGCCCTTTGGGAAAAGTTACCGAGCTTTGAATATGAACCCAATAAATGTAAATTCCGTACCTGGATGAATCAAATCACACGCAATACAGTAATTGCTTATTTTCGTAAACAAAAGCGCTACAAGAATGATTTAGATCGTGCCGCTAGTATTCGCCTCAATGAAGAAGATCCTGAGGAAAATGAACCCGAGATCTACAACATGGCTGAACAAGAATGGAAACTTCACGTTTCCAATTTAGCTTGGGAAAACGTAAAAGATGACTTCAAGGGTAAAGCCGCACAAGTCTTTTTACTTTTTAGTGAGGGCAAAGAAATCGAGACTATCTGTGAAGATCTCGATATAAAAAAGAACACGGCCTATGTTTTAAAAAACCGTGTTCAAGATAAACTCTACAAAGAAATCAGACGTCTCGATGACGAACTTAGTTAG
- a CDS encoding nitrate reductase: MKNCKTTCSYCGVGCGISLSKDKDDFLELEGNEQYPVNEGMLCSKGMNLHNVVMDKSDRLLEPQMRSAKHHQLQNVSWDTAMTRAAAVFKSIIKKYGPDSVGLYVSGQLLTEEYYLANKLTKGFLGTNNIDTNSRLCMSSAVVGYKKTIGDDTPPISYEDIEHSDCFFIAGANPAWCHPILFRRIEKRKEQFPDTKIIVVDPRKTQSAEMADLHLPLIPGTDVYLFNAIAKLLVQYGAVDYNFLELHCNGGHQLLEFLKDLDLNETAQACGLELSLIEQAARLIADSKTLLSMWTMGLNQSSIGTNKNLALINLNLLTGRIGKAGSGPFSLTGQPNAMGGREVGGLSNLLAAHHDLDNPAHCNKVANYWGCGSVQSKPGLSATEMIDALDDGRLKAIWIICTNPAVSLPNLEKVERAYKKAKFVMVSDISSKSDTLKFADMILPAAGWAEKEGTMTNSERRVSHLPKIIDPPGNARPDVDILKHFAQKMGWEDAFTYPNEEAIFDEHKELTRGTNIDICGITYDRLKKKSIQWPCPSEDHPGTKRLFEDFKFFTPDKKAKVHVVEPEHKSEKTCGDYPLILTTGRIRDQWHTMTRTGKVQRLNQHTPAPKLEIHPDDAAKLKILDGENVEITSRRSSVIVASQVSTAIRPGTVFLPMHWGYINKSNKARANNLTSDIIDPISKEPDFKFSAVKVQALSKKKRKIVLVGAGAAALEFIHSYRKVNEDDEIHVFGREPHLFYNRVLLPDYINNEKSWEAILLSEAQELTKLKVNYHQGNAIEKVSPESKKITDAKGETHSYDTLILATGSRPTQTMKTPKNMQGFFGLRTRRDADLIKSYLKDGGKAVIIGGGLLGLELAGSLASLGIEVTIIQRSSRLMRGQLDDMGSDILHDEITRRNIEIIYNDEVSKFEGDTHLKAIELKSGKKLDCDALFFAAGIKPNSELGQDAGLKCDRGIIVNDQLLSSDPNIFAMGEIAQHRNKTYGTTPSAQDQARVVSAYLNGDRWATYKGSLSFNILKLKDLQLASLGQVRKPEGPEYDEITLIDRRKNYYKKCILRNDVLIGAILIGDKSEFNHFKDLIEQKIELADQRLPLLKGSAEPTEAPIGEIICSCNNVGVGNIENIIGEGCCDFEQICTKSGAGTGCGSCRPEVKRILMKSIATQAEEVKS; this comes from the coding sequence ATGAAAAACTGTAAAACAACCTGCTCTTATTGCGGTGTTGGATGTGGTATTTCTTTAAGCAAAGACAAAGACGATTTTCTCGAATTAGAAGGTAATGAGCAATACCCCGTAAATGAGGGGATGCTCTGCTCCAAGGGCATGAACCTTCATAACGTAGTCATGGACAAAAGTGATCGTTTGCTAGAACCACAAATGCGTTCTGCCAAACATCACCAGCTCCAAAATGTCTCTTGGGACACGGCTATGACACGTGCCGCCGCCGTCTTTAAATCTATCATAAAGAAATACGGCCCTGATTCCGTCGGCCTCTATGTTTCAGGTCAACTACTAACCGAAGAATACTACTTAGCGAATAAACTCACTAAAGGGTTTTTAGGGACTAATAACATCGATACCAACTCACGCCTCTGCATGAGCTCTGCTGTTGTGGGCTATAAAAAAACTATTGGTGACGATACCCCTCCTATTTCTTATGAAGACATAGAACATAGCGATTGTTTTTTTATTGCCGGAGCTAACCCTGCATGGTGTCACCCTATCTTATTTCGTCGTATTGAAAAAAGAAAAGAGCAATTCCCCGATACAAAAATAATCGTCGTTGACCCACGCAAAACCCAAAGTGCTGAAATGGCGGATCTTCACCTACCCCTTATCCCCGGCACAGATGTCTATCTTTTTAATGCTATCGCAAAACTCCTCGTTCAATATGGTGCGGTAGATTATAACTTCCTCGAATTACACTGTAATGGTGGACATCAACTACTCGAATTTCTTAAAGACCTAGACTTAAATGAAACTGCACAAGCCTGTGGCCTTGAGCTTTCACTCATAGAGCAAGCCGCCCGACTCATTGCAGACTCAAAAACATTGCTCTCTATGTGGACTATGGGTCTTAACCAAAGCTCCATAGGCACCAATAAAAATCTAGCTCTAATTAACCTCAATTTACTAACAGGTCGCATTGGCAAAGCCGGGAGTGGACCATTTTCACTCACAGGCCAACCCAATGCAATGGGAGGTCGCGAAGTTGGCGGCCTTTCCAACCTCTTAGCTGCCCATCACGACCTCGACAACCCTGCTCATTGTAATAAAGTCGCCAATTACTGGGGTTGCGGGTCGGTTCAATCTAAGCCAGGTTTAAGCGCCACGGAAATGATTGACGCTCTTGACGACGGTCGCCTCAAGGCCATCTGGATCATTTGCACCAATCCCGCCGTGAGCTTACCCAACCTCGAAAAAGTCGAGCGTGCTTATAAAAAAGCTAAATTTGTCATGGTCTCTGATATTTCCTCGAAGTCAGATACCCTAAAGTTTGCCGATATGATTTTACCTGCCGCTGGCTGGGCTGAAAAAGAAGGCACTATGACCAACTCTGAACGCAGAGTCTCGCACCTTCCCAAAATCATTGATCCCCCAGGAAATGCACGTCCAGACGTAGATATACTCAAACACTTCGCACAGAAAATGGGCTGGGAAGATGCCTTCACCTATCCCAACGAAGAAGCTATTTTCGATGAACATAAAGAACTCACTCGCGGAACTAATATTGATATCTGTGGCATTACTTATGATCGTTTAAAAAAGAAGTCAATTCAGTGGCCCTGCCCTAGTGAAGATCACCCTGGAACAAAACGCTTATTTGAAGACTTTAAATTTTTCACTCCTGACAAAAAAGCGAAGGTTCACGTCGTCGAACCTGAGCATAAATCTGAAAAAACTTGCGGTGATTATCCTTTGATTTTAACCACCGGTCGTATCCGCGATCAGTGGCACACCATGACCCGCACGGGAAAAGTTCAACGCCTCAATCAGCATACACCTGCTCCTAAACTCGAAATTCACCCCGATGACGCGGCTAAACTCAAAATCCTAGATGGCGAGAATGTAGAAATCACTAGCCGTAGATCCTCGGTTATCGTCGCTAGTCAAGTCTCCACGGCTATCCGTCCCGGTACAGTATTTTTACCCATGCATTGGGGCTATATAAATAAGTCTAATAAAGCCCGTGCTAATAACTTAACTTCAGATATAATTGACCCTATTTCTAAAGAGCCCGATTTTAAATTTAGTGCTGTAAAAGTCCAGGCTTTAAGCAAGAAAAAAAGAAAGATTGTACTTGTAGGTGCTGGTGCTGCCGCACTTGAGTTCATCCATTCCTATCGCAAAGTTAATGAAGACGACGAAATCCATGTTTTTGGACGTGAACCTCACCTCTTCTATAACCGCGTCCTCTTACCTGACTACATTAATAATGAAAAAAGTTGGGAGGCTATTTTACTTTCTGAAGCACAAGAGTTAACCAAACTTAAAGTCAATTACCATCAGGGCAATGCCATAGAAAAAGTATCTCCTGAATCAAAAAAAATTACTGATGCCAAAGGCGAAACCCATTCTTACGATACGCTGATACTTGCCACGGGTAGCCGCCCGACGCAAACCATGAAAACACCCAAAAATATGCAAGGTTTCTTTGGTCTGCGTACACGTCGTGATGCTGACCTTATTAAATCCTACCTAAAAGATGGCGGCAAGGCTGTCATTATTGGTGGCGGTTTATTAGGTTTAGAACTCGCGGGTTCACTCGCCTCACTAGGAATTGAAGTCACCATTATTCAACGCTCATCACGCCTCATGCGCGGCCAGCTAGATGACATGGGAAGTGATATCCTGCACGATGAAATCACAAGAAGAAATATTGAGATTATTTACAATGATGAAGTCAGTAAATTTGAGGGCGACACACATCTCAAAGCTATTGAATTAAAATCAGGCAAAAAATTAGACTGTGATGCCCTCTTTTTTGCTGCGGGAATTAAACCCAACTCAGAACTTGGCCAAGACGCGGGCTTGAAATGCGACCGTGGTATAATCGTCAATGATCAATTACTCAGCTCTGACCCTAATATCTTTGCCATGGGCGAAATTGCTCAACATCGAAACAAAACTTATGGTACAACTCCCTCAGCCCAAGATCAAGCACGTGTTGTCTCCGCTTACCTCAATGGCGATCGCTGGGCCACCTACAAAGGTTCATTGAGCTTTAACATCCTCAAGTTAAAAGACCTTCAACTCGCCTCTTTGGGGCAAGTCCGCAAACCTGAAGGGCCTGAATACGATGAAATCACCCTCATTGATCGTCGCAAAAATTACTACAAAAAATGCATCCTCCGCAATGATGTCCTTATTGGTGCTATCCTCATTGGCGACAAATCTGAATTCAATCATTTCAAAGATCTCATTGAGCAAAAAATTGAACTTGCGGACCAACGTCTTCCTTTACTGAAAGGAAGTGCTGAACCCACAGAAGCTCCCATTGGAGAAATCATTTGCTCTTGTAATAATGTAGGCGTCGGAAATATCGAAAATATTATTGGTGAAGGCTGCTGTGATTTTGAACAAATATGTACGAAATCTGGTGCTGGTACTGGTTGTGGATCCTGTCGTCCTGAAGTCAAAAGGATACTCATGAAAAGTATTGCTACACAAGCCGAAGAGGTAAAATCATGA
- a CDS encoding rubredoxin: MNMKNLLTINAPGGMLTPNDLLKLVEPEAIDGFILGRRQNILINYPGRPTDLSRRVNIDKVPLTHPNIICSHASGGIDLEKNDWAYINEDYQTIFDAFRFEPTISVSICSFQQSIFPLFSSKLNFISSKIEGLWHLVIMLNQERVLLAHLFKTDQVALAVKTAQDFVDKDQFITSHHLAELIESTLHLSENKSSDLILPPLLNRDFEGFTPMKNGRLALNIFSNHKSWKKEFIQDFAKLAQSQDLNRLYVTAGRSLLMKHISKKDLHTWEALLGRHNISIRHSEQDLAWIVPSHKPHAIKLKEQVIHELNREGFACHGLNIAIDPRDSDCGAPIIIYTSKNFMSLSCKVIYKPNFDYRYSGFKIAGKNLNFDDLIKCLRSLQQEFHTRKINSEGVLIKAISLEDSKPEHYQCPDCLSEYHKTSGDPEKNIMPDTDFSDLPKSWTCPLCECPKTKFLPI; the protein is encoded by the coding sequence ATGAACATGAAAAATCTTTTGACTATCAATGCTCCTGGAGGAATGCTCACTCCAAATGATTTACTTAAACTTGTAGAACCCGAGGCCATTGATGGCTTCATTTTAGGTAGGCGTCAAAATATCCTTATCAATTATCCTGGTAGACCCACAGACCTATCCCGACGAGTCAACATAGACAAGGTCCCTCTAACTCATCCCAATATTATTTGTTCACATGCCTCTGGCGGCATTGATCTAGAAAAAAATGACTGGGCCTATATTAACGAAGATTATCAAACAATCTTTGATGCCTTCCGATTCGAACCCACTATCTCAGTCAGCATCTGCAGTTTTCAACAGAGTATATTCCCACTCTTCTCGAGTAAATTAAATTTCATTTCATCCAAAATTGAAGGTCTTTGGCATTTAGTTATCATGCTTAATCAAGAACGCGTTTTATTAGCCCATCTATTTAAAACTGATCAAGTTGCGCTTGCGGTAAAAACAGCTCAGGACTTTGTAGATAAAGATCAGTTCATCACCTCGCATCACCTCGCTGAACTCATAGAATCTACTCTCCACCTAAGTGAAAATAAAAGCTCCGACCTCATCCTTCCTCCTTTACTTAATCGTGATTTCGAAGGCTTCACGCCCATGAAAAATGGACGTCTCGCACTCAATATTTTTTCCAATCATAAATCATGGAAGAAAGAGTTTATCCAAGACTTTGCGAAGCTCGCACAATCACAGGATTTAAATAGACTTTATGTCACTGCGGGTCGCTCATTACTCATGAAGCATATCAGTAAAAAGGATCTCCACACTTGGGAAGCACTGCTCGGGCGTCACAACATCAGTATTCGTCATTCTGAACAGGACCTTGCTTGGATTGTTCCATCACATAAACCCCACGCAATTAAACTCAAAGAACAAGTCATACATGAGTTAAACCGTGAAGGCTTTGCGTGTCATGGACTCAACATTGCCATTGACCCCCGAGATTCCGATTGTGGTGCACCCATTATTATCTATACCTCAAAAAACTTCATGAGCCTTTCCTGTAAAGTCATCTATAAGCCCAATTTTGATTATCGTTATTCAGGTTTTAAAATAGCAGGAAAAAACCTCAACTTTGATGATTTAATCAAATGTTTACGTTCACTTCAGCAAGAATTCCATACTCGAAAAATCAATTCTGAAGGTGTACTTATTAAGGCTATCAGTTTAGAAGATTCTAAACCTGAGCATTATCAATGCCCCGACTGCTTAAGTGAATATCACAAAACTAGCGGTGATCCAGAAAAAAATATTATGCCTGATACTGATTTCAGTGATCTCCCAAAATCTTGGACTTGTCCTTTATGCGAGTGCCCTAAAACAAAGTTTCTACCCATTTAA
- a CDS encoding DUF3313 family protein, producing MKIILVVLIAVLLSSCGTSPASPTSFLKDPWKMEEGRNLQLMWKAPNAHVGNYTKFAFKPVGVTYMRRLGWWDKKNATSYQENDIFPGFDSGDNRKVAVEAAKIFDYEIRQAFLNDPQKDVRLVPHTFVDNETLLMEVQIIELVPIKKYLPSMGSVKGGSMAIEGKVFNGGTGELLMMFSDRRIENHPKTEMTGKLQRYSQVKPLSKEWCTFFARLANTGMRAN from the coding sequence ATGAAAATTATTTTAGTGGTATTGATAGCGGTATTATTGTCTTCGTGTGGGACTTCACCGGCTTCGCCAACAAGCTTTTTGAAAGATCCTTGGAAGATGGAAGAAGGAAGGAATTTACAATTGATGTGGAAAGCTCCAAATGCGCATGTAGGAAATTACACAAAGTTTGCCTTTAAGCCTGTTGGAGTCACTTATATGAGACGTTTAGGCTGGTGGGATAAAAAGAATGCCACGAGCTATCAAGAAAATGATATTTTTCCAGGTTTTGATAGTGGAGATAATAGAAAGGTTGCTGTGGAAGCAGCTAAGATATTTGATTACGAAATACGTCAAGCATTTTTGAATGATCCACAGAAAGATGTGCGTTTAGTTCCTCATACCTTTGTCGATAATGAAACGCTTTTAATGGAAGTACAAATTATCGAGTTAGTACCTATCAAAAAATATTTACCTAGTATGGGTTCAGTAAAAGGAGGATCCATGGCAATTGAAGGTAAGGTATTTAATGGTGGGACAGGAGAACTGTTAATGATGTTTAGTGATCGTCGTATTGAAAATCACCCAAAGACAGAAATGACAGGTAAGCTTCAGCGCTATAGCCAGGTGAAGCCTTTGAGTAAAGAATGGTGTACGTTTTTTGCGCGTTTAGCAAATACAGGAATGAGAGCTAACTAA
- the nirD gene encoding nitrite reductase small subunit NirD, giving the protein MYTQWHAVGKKTDFPQDLGTCVKVNDKQIAIYHLTDGNWYAVQNLCPHQKRMVLSRGLVGGDLEKPSVICPLHKRSFSLKDGQLLSESKDCDNIKTYPVKLENDLILIEV; this is encoded by the coding sequence ATGTACACTCAATGGCACGCAGTAGGTAAAAAAACAGATTTCCCCCAAGATTTAGGAACATGTGTTAAAGTTAATGATAAACAAATTGCTATCTATCATCTTACAGATGGGAACTGGTACGCAGTACAAAATTTATGTCCTCATCAAAAACGTATGGTGCTTTCCAGAGGTTTAGTTGGTGGAGACCTTGAAAAACCAAGCGTTATCTGTCCTTTGCATAAACGTTCTTTCAGTTTAAAAGACGGCCAACTCCTCAGTGAGAGTAAGGACTGCGATAATATCAAAACTTACCCCGTCAAACTCGAAAACGACTTGATCCTTATAGAAGTTTAA